A window of the Brassica napus cultivar Da-Ae chromosome C5, Da-Ae, whole genome shotgun sequence genome harbors these coding sequences:
- the LOC106402284 gene encoding uncharacterized protein LOC106402284, giving the protein MELELPKRLYAEGSEPRVKKINNSCRMELIRDLKKAMCAEYDDVKRDPVFTHIMAIAENDLKFSGKLVDSFICRQLITSKLHEKWFVFARTPLRFSLQEYHAVTGLKITRETNSDVVKWKNDGGFWSNLLHTGGKITLQSIRKVHLQEVHTWTRLDRMRLIYLCVIVGVVMGRDEKVSIPHMYIKLVMDFDKVRKFHWGLHSYDFLLSSIEKAMKKLGKKESYIFEGFSYALQIWIMEAIPDFGEILGRRVSDSFKGPRCGNWKGVAKVSYEDIIELEDSLTKKDNFFSVISVTGNGDVFLDAQYTREGEMEDERVDLVLGRIRNKYDWSNTDWPVLDPEESKMEEPDSHDRGSEADKIVDHTDVVADEENSSVKVAGKGKRKFLDEGAETRKKKVLCKRSAEKFLTFGPETMSFIEGLIRTSVTSLGDVLSMQMANMERVFTERMGKMEIEVSQLKDAISLTGEGSYPSKKETEEAPLNSKAKEAPPKSKGAQAPPKSKGAQAQPKRKGDQPTPTKKDGKKIATETNDFDFGLSTQDLRDLSQATFVDGFDLSQVKVETLSKSKPFNMAPLQWNDEEMDRTKEDSPDAALVFFREEDWEKVRTWSTSSTPIRIGPATLDFEIANRLMDKSEWLNSLEIDAAMYVFRERTSLKRWRPHRVAFMTVVFSNMIKKEYGHLEAQGRKSYMLHNLLLQFGKGVLPPHGRTHEIWNIDVDRLYVPVHVSGNHWIALCISFVTRSIEVFDCSGKKRYKEVDGFANLIPRIVKAVQPMRHQKDFAVGAYTVSYVPVGNLNKSACDCGVYAVKFIECHALGLELSLLHDGNIIEARHRILWDLWEAANDPELIDRMSKYQSPECLSSTVEEIL; this is encoded by the exons ATGGAGCTGGAGCTACCTAAACGATTATATGCAGAGGGTTCAGAACCTCGGGttaagaagatcaacaacagTTGCCGCATGGAACTTATCAGAGATCTGAAGAAAGCTATGTGTGCAGAGTACGATGATGTGAAGAGAGATCCTGTTTTCACACATATCATGGCTATTGCCGAAAATGATCTCAAGTTCTCTGGGAAACTAGTGGATAGCTTCATATGTAGACAGCTGATTACCTCAAAGCTGCATGAGAAGTGGTTTGTTTTTGCGAGGACGCCTCTCCGGTTTTCGCTTCAGGAGTACCATGCTGTGACAGGCCTCAAGATTACACGGGAAACTAACAGTGACGTAGTGAAATGGAAAAACGACGGGGGTTTTTGGAGTAACCTACTGCACACAGGTGGTAAGATCACCTTGCAGTCGATCAGAAAGGTTCATCTACAAGAAGTTCACACTTGGACGCGGCTTGATAGGATGAGGTTGATCTACTTGTGTGTAATAGTGGGTGTGGTGAtggggagagatgagaaggtgTCCATCCCTCATATGTACATCAAGTTGGTGATGGATTTTGACAAGGTTCGGAAGTTCCATTGGGGTCTTCACTCGTATGATTTCCTGTTGAGTTCGATTGAGAAGGCAATGAAGAAGTTGGGTAAGAAGGAGAGCTACATTTTCGAGGGTTTCTCCTATGCTCTCCAGATTTGGATTATGGAGGCAATTCCTGATTTTGGAGAAATATTAGGCAGAAGAGTCTCAGACAGCTTCAAAGGTCCAAGGTGTGGCAATTGGAAAGGAGTTGCAAAAGTTTCTTATGAAGACATCATTGAGCTCGAGGACTCCTTAACTAAGAAG gataacttcttctcggTCATATCAGTGACTGGTAATGGTGATGTGTTTCTAGAtgctcagtacacaagggaggGTGAGATGGAAGATGAACGAGTGGACCTTGTTTTGGGGAGGATCAGGAACAAGTATGATTGGAGCAACACAGACTGGCCAGTTTTAGACCCTGAAGAGTCTAAAATGGAGGAACCCGACAGCCATGATAGAGGGTCAGAAGCTGATAAGATCGTGGATCATACGGATGTTGTAGCAGACGAGGAGAACTCTTCGGTTAAGGTCGCAGGAAAAGGCAAGAGAAAGTTTCTTGATGAAGGAGCAGagacaagaaagaagaaggtgCTGTGTAAGCGATCAGCAGAAAAGTTTCTGACTTTTGGTCCTGAAACTATGAGTTTCATTGAGGGTCTTATCCGCACATCTGTCACTTCATTGGGAGATGTGCTCAGTATGCAAATGGCGAATATGGAGAGGGTGTTTACAGAGAGGATGGGAAAGATGGAGATTGAGGTTTCACAGCTCAAGGACGCAATCAGTTTGACTGGTGAAGGAAGCTATCCTAGTAAGAAAGAAACTGAAGAAGCTCCACTAAACAGCAAAGCCAAGGAAGCTCCACCTAAGAGCAAAGGCGCTCAAGCTCCACCTAAGAGCAAAGGCGCTCAAGCTCAACCTAAGCGCAAAGGCGATCAACCTACTCCAACAAAAAAG GACGGGAAAAAGATTGCTACAGAAactaatgattttgattttggattgAGTACACAAGACTTGCGGGACCTGTCCCAAGCTACATTTGTTGACGGTTTTGATCTGTCTCAAGTGAAAGTTGAGACGTTAAGTAAATCGAAACCGTTTAACATGGCTCCACTGCAGTGGAATGATGAGGAAATGGATCGAACCAAAGAAGACTCGCCAGATGCCGCGTTGGTGTTTTTCCGTGAAGAGGATTGGGAAAAAGTTAGAACTTGGTCAACTTCCTCCAC ACCTATACGGATTGGACCTGCCactttagattttgagattgCTAATCGTCTTATGGATAAATCTGAGTGGTTAAATAGCTTG GAGATTGACGCTGCAATGTACGTATTCCGGGAGAGAACATCTTTGAAACGATGGAGACCTCATCGTGTCGCCTTCATGACTGTCGTCTTCAGCAATATGATTAAAAAAGAGTATGGTCATTTAGAAGCTCAGGGTAGAAAGAGCTACATGCTTCATAATTTGCTACTGCAGTTCGGTAAAGGAGTCCTTCCACCACATGGCAGGACACATGAGATATGGAATATAGATGTGGATCGCCTGTATGTCCCTGTTCATGTCAGTGGGAATCATTGGATCGCCTTGTGCATCAGTTTCGTGACGAGGAGCATTGAAGTGTTCGACTGCTCGGGTAAGAAAAGGTACAAGGAGGTGGATGGGTTCGCAAACCTTATTCCGCGTATTGTCAAGGCAGTTCAGCCTATGAGACACCAGAAGGATTTCGCAGTCGGTGCATATACTGTTTCCTATGTCCCCGTTGGGAATCTGAATAAAAGTGCATGCGACTGTGGCGTCTATGCAGTGAAGTTCATTGAGTGTCATGCGCTTGGATTGGAGTTGTCGTTGTTGCATGATGGTAACATTATCGAAGCTCGCCACAGGATTCTATGGGATCTTTGGGAAGCAGCTAATGATCCGGAATTGATTGATAGGATGTCAAAGTATCAATCCCCGGAGTGTCTCTCTTCGACTGTAGAAGAGATTTTGTGA